In Roseofilum capinflatum BLCC-M114, a genomic segment contains:
- a CDS encoding PEP-CTERM sorting domain-containing protein, with amino-acid sequence MLTNQSGISAVSRTVKRVALGVTSVVLCWSGLNLDSKANAAQFSVLWWDTTPVNPWINSELRQEMSTFLDDFGGGNLFDTTYVSHRTSGGLQAHLASNSYDVVVLDTFYNPPYSPDFPFDLGDREALKQHYTQKSNLMLDGTLSIRSLQAIPETDFPGPNNAFGNFTVNQIYELARRGGGIFIGTDDYTVQHDGNYMLDALFPGQPARFSGLRNPSTDGVFYGSDLINNQVAVSPNDIFTHWSAAPSQGVAPTGDFIDFLGNSVTLYSQVDVADKPGGGQKYSYISTSWKPDECTTAVTGTSSACNPEKVPEPSAVLALLAVGGLGSLLKRR; translated from the coding sequence GGGTAACCTCTGTGGTTCTCTGTTGGAGCGGTTTGAACCTGGACTCGAAAGCCAATGCTGCTCAGTTTTCCGTCTTGTGGTGGGATACAACACCCGTGAATCCTTGGATCAATAGTGAACTTCGTCAAGAAATGTCTACTTTTCTAGATGATTTTGGTGGTGGAAATCTCTTTGATACCACGTATGTCTCTCATAGAACATCTGGAGGACTGCAAGCCCATTTAGCCTCTAATAGCTATGATGTTGTGGTTTTAGATACTTTCTATAATCCTCCTTACAGTCCTGATTTTCCATTTGATTTAGGAGATCGGGAAGCCCTAAAACAGCATTACACCCAGAAATCGAATTTGATGCTTGATGGAACTCTAAGCATTCGTAGTTTGCAAGCTATCCCAGAAACTGATTTTCCCGGCCCCAATAATGCCTTTGGTAACTTTACTGTGAATCAGATTTATGAACTGGCGAGACGAGGAGGAGGGATTTTTATTGGTACTGATGATTATACTGTTCAACATGATGGTAACTATATGCTTGATGCTCTTTTCCCAGGGCAACCAGCTAGGTTTAGTGGTTTAAGGAATCCTTCTACAGATGGAGTGTTCTACGGTTCAGATTTGATCAATAACCAGGTAGCCGTTTCACCTAATGATATTTTCACGCATTGGAGTGCGGCTCCCAGTCAAGGGGTTGCTCCCACGGGAGATTTTATCGACTTCTTGGGCAACTCGGTCACTCTTTACAGTCAAGTGGATGTTGCCGATAAACCCGGTGGTGGGCAAAAGTATTCCTATATTTCCACCAGTTGGAAACCGGATGAGTGTACAACTGCCGTCACCGGTACAAGTTCTGCCTGTAATCCGGAAAAAGTCCCCGAACCTTCCGCAGTTTTGGCACTGTTGGCGGTTGGGGGTCTCGGTTCCCTGTTGAAGCGGCGTTAA